The Camelus dromedarius isolate mCamDro1 chromosome 19, mCamDro1.pat, whole genome shotgun sequence genome segment GTGCTCTGGAGGCACTGAATGCCCACACCGTTCATTTAGCACGAGCTTTGCCATGTCCTGTGTAATTGTCCTATGTCTCCCTCCAGACTAGAGTCCTGGAGGGTACTGCATCTTCGTATCCTGCGGAGCACCCAACACAGTGTAAACATTCCTCAATGGACCCTTGGCAGTTATGGTCTCATGATCCTTCTCACCTGCACTTATTGGACACCCCCTGTGTACAcagcccctttcctcctcctgtgCACAGGGTGATGGGTGGCCTATGTTAGGGCAGTGTCTGCAGCTCCCCCTGACCCTGCCTCTCCCACGGTCCCCATCTGCAGGTGCCCAGGCAGCCATTGTCTTCATCAAGGAGCCGTCCTCCCAGGATGCGCTGCAGGGGCGTCGGGCGCTGCTCCGCTGTGAGGTCGAGGCCCCAGGCCCAGTGCATGTGTACTGGCTGCTGGATGGGGCCCCTGTCCAGGACACGGAGCGGCGCTTCGCCCAGGGCAGCAGCCTGAGCTTCACAGCTGTGGACCGGCTGCAGGACTCGGGTGCCTTCCAGTGTGTGGCTCGGGATGACTCCACCAGCGAGGAGGCCCGCAGTGCCAACGCCTCCTTCAACATCAAATGTGAGAGCCAGGGGGCTGTGCCCACCCGCTGCTAGACCCTCAGCTCCTGAGCCCTGCGggatccctccttcccctccgcTTCTCCCATTTCCAGTTGAATGGATTGGGCAGAATGTAGCTGTGGTTAGCTCTTGGCTTGGATtgataaaagaaaattcaacattataatttttccaagttatttttttccccttcaagtcTTGGACCCATTGATCTGCTGGATTcttttgcaaatggcaagagCAGTGAAGCCATGCAGCAAAGTGTCAGCTTTGACCTGCTGGGGACCAGGCTGGCACTCCATCTCTGGTGTCCCCATCAGTATCCCTGGCCTCAGCTTCACTGGGTTTCCCTGAATTGTCTCTTGGCTCCAGAGCCTCCAGGTTCCATCCTTTCCCTTCTGCCCTCCCACCCTTGCTCTGTTCCGCCCCTCACTCTGCAACCATGGCCTCTGCTCCAGGGATTGAGACCGGTCCCGTGGTTCTGAAGCATCCAGCCTCAGAAGCTGAGATCCAGCCACAGACCCAGGTCACACTGCGTTGTCACATTGATGGGCACCCTCGGTAAGAAGCCGACTTTGTGGATGGGGAGAGAAAGGGTTATTCTAGACCAGCAGAGCTGTCTCCTGCAAACTCCGAACTCCATTCAGCTGTATCTGGCTTCATTCTGTGACTACCCCCGCCCACGTGCTGCTCCATGCTGACCCCTGGTCACTGGAGAGGGGTCCTGGATTCTGGGAGCTGGGAGATCCAGAGTCTCAGTCTGATTCTTCCCCTGAATTGTGTGCCTTAGGGCAAGTCATGTCCCATCCCCAGGCCTCAGTTCCCCCATTTGTAAACTGAGGGGTCTAGCCCTGACCCTCTGATTCTGCACCCTTCCCACTGGCCACCTGAGAACCCCTTGTCCCCCTGCTGCTGACCCCCTCGGCCCTGCAGGCCCACCTACCAGTGGTTCCGAGATGGGAGCCCCCTCGCTGATGGCCAGAGCAACCACACAGTCAGCAGCAAGGAGCGGAACCTGACCCTCCGGCCGGCCAGCCCTGAGCATAGTGGCATCTACTCCTGCTGTGCCCACAATGCCTTTGGCCAGGCCTGTAGCAGCCAGAACTTCACCTTGAGCATTGCTGGTGAgcctggggcagggatggggagggtgaGGTGAGGGATGGGAGGGGCCTCCCGACTCTGTCTGCTTACATGTCTGGACTCCCCCCACTCCAGATGAGAGCTTTGCCAGGGTGGTGCTGGCGCCCCAGGATGTGGTCGTGGCAAGGAACGAGGAGGCTATGTTCCACTGTCAGTTCTCCGCCCAGCCTTCCCCAACCCTGCAGTGGATCTTTGAGGATGAGACTCCCATCACTAACCGCAGTCGGTAAGGCATCTGGCAGCAGCCTTTATGGTGGTAAAGCTTGTGTACTGCACACTTGGTTCTCTCAAAGGGAAGGATATTATCACAGACATCGGAGATCTATACATGTATTACTTCAACTTGCCAGCAGATGGCAATAGAATTTCTTGCTGTTACCAAATGAGTCCAGCAAAGGGAAGAGTCTCCAGGAAGGGTATCTTTTCCAGTTCCCAGAGAGACACCGTGTGAGCCAGCAGTGGCTCTGCGTCACCACCCGCTTCCTGCCCACATGGGTCTTCTGGGATAGGGGTAGAGTCTCAGGGTTGGAGGGATCCCTGGGCAATCACAGTCTAGATAGGAAGGTCCCAGATAGCAAGGATACCTTATTTACACTCACACagatgtgcacacatgcacacacatgcatatatttttgGGGAAGCAAACACTTCCAGAAGGTGCTAGGAGGTGCCAGTGCCTCTGTAGAACATCTGTCCTCATCCAGGCCCTATGAGAGCAGGGATCCCCTTTTTGGTGCTGGATGTGGCTCCCTAGACTAGGGGCTGGCATCCCACCTGGCTTCAGCCCTGAGGACATCAGTAGTTTATCTGGTGCAGCCGAGGAGCTTCTGATTGCTGGGGCTGCTGCCTCACCAGCACGCTTATCTGACTCCGGGGGGGCGGGGGCCCCTCCGTCTCCGCAGGTGCACACTGTTGATGACTCGCGGCTTCTCACTTGCCCTGCTGCTCGCCTCACACAGCCCCCCCCAGCACATGAAcaagtgcacacacatgcatgtgcacacacacaccccagtgtggCATGTCggcttccttctttctgtcctgttcctggTGGATTCCTTCCTACATGCCTAACCAGCGCAGGATGGGATTCCATTGCGTTCCCTTCCAGAAGGAGGCCACTCCTTTCAAAcagcaccctctcccctctgcagtCCCCCGCACCTCCGCAGAGCCACGGTGTTTGCCAATGGGTCCCTGCTGCTGACCCAGGTCCGACCGCGCAATGCAGGGGTCTACCGCTGTGTCGGCCAGGGGCAGAGGGGCCCTCCCATCATCCTGGAGGCCACGCTCCACCTGGCAGGTAGGTCCCTGTCTGAAGTGCCGAGGTAGGAACTGTCTTCAGTGCTGTTGGCATGTAAAGATCTAGGCTTGTTTTCACTCAGAGCGGCTTGGACGGCATTGGGAGGAAGAGGATGCGGGGGTAGGGAGAGGAGGTGCTGAGGGTCATGGGGAGGGCTTGTGCTGGAAAGGGCAAAGCTTGCTGTGGGAGAACATCAGGTACCCAGGACCCACGGAAACTGGGCTGTCTGCTCCTGTCCCTGCAGAGATTGAAGATATGCCGCCCTTTGAGCCACGGGTGTTCACAGCTGGCAGCGAGGAGCGTGTGGCCTGCCCGCCCCCCCAGGGTCTTCCGGAGCCCAGTGTGTGGTGGGAGCACGCAGGAGCCCAGCTGCCTGCCCATGGCAGAGTCTATCAGCAGGGACACGAGCTGGTGTTTGCCAGCACAGCTGAGAGCGATGCTGGTGTCTACACCTGCCATGCAGCCAACCTGGCCGGTCAGCGGCGACAGGATGTCAACATCACCGTGGCCAGTGAGCACCTTTGCCCTGAAGGGCGAGGCGAGGAGGAAGGGAGCCGAGGTCCCAGGAGGGCTTGGGCTCTGGGTGTGTTGGACAGAGGCTTCCGTGGTGCTCCCCTGAGGCACTCTCAGCTCTGAGCCCTGCTGGCTTGGGAACCAGTCAGCTGCTGGGAGGTGCTATTGGAGGAGACAGTGGAGAGCCACGCACAAAGGTTGGAGAGATAGCCCTCACAGAAAAGCGGTCCTCTGGCTGCAGGGGACAGTCAACACAGTGGCTCCCACTCTGTCCCCAGTGCATGGAGTGACCACGGGTAAAACGTCACCTGCCTTGCtagggctcagtttcctcatccataagaTGGGGCCAATAACAAACTCTCTACCCTATAAGGTGGTCAGAAAGATcagtgaaataattaaaaaggatttttctttttcttttttgggaaagTGTTGGTGGACAAAGTTATAGGgtcattattttatatgttgCTATAGTTTCCaaatttctacaatgaacataCAATTTGTGAAATAAGAggggaaaaagtaataaaaatgcttGTAAGTGCCTATGATAAAGGTTTATATACCCTTGCTTCAAGCATGGAGATTTACTTATTTACAGCATGGCTGTGCCAAACCTTTgtgataatttaaaaagatacacaagacaaacttttatacacacacacacaccattttgTGACCTGCTTCTTCCTACTTACCTCTTCTTTTTTCCAAGTAGGTAAGTTTCAAAAGTTCAAAaagatttcaaatataaaaaggGCTTTGTACATTTGTAAGTTGAGATGATATCATTCCCGTTAAGATACTGACACCTCAGAGACATGCACCCTCGTGGTCAGGTCCCTGGTCTGGTGGGAAACTGCAGCATGCAGGTAACCTGTGCTCAGGAAACTTCCACCAAGACACACAGACAAATGCAAGCAGCCGCAGTCAGCCCTTCTCCAGATGGGGTTTGTGGATCACCTGTATCATTGAGggtacttttaaaaatgcagactctAGAATCCTACTCCAGATCTCCTGCCCTAGActctctgggggtggggtcaggCAGAGAGTCTTTAACATGTGCTCCAGGTGATGCTGGATGTGGGGATGCTGGCTTTGATCTACAAGCACCAACTGAGCCATGCCCTGTGCCTGCACTGCCCCTTGAGAAGGAGGCCTGTGAAATTAGAGAGTGTGTAATGCAGGCAGGGCTGGACCAGGTGCAGAGAGGTGGAGGGTATAGTTTGGAGGAAGGAGGGCTCCATCCCTCCATTCCATCAGCAGGTTTATAGAGTGCCTCCTTTGTGCTAGGCGCTGTTCCCAGGACTGGGATGCAGTGATGAACAAAGCAGGCAAAAATCCCTCCCCTTGTGGAGCTGGTAGTCTAATAGGGGCAACAGAGCAAACAAGAAACACAATTGAATGAACAATATTATAATTTTAGGTGGCAATAGAgccatgcagaaaaataaaatagggtaAGTGACTCAGAGAGCTGGCATAAGGGCCAGGCGGAATTTAGGGGAGACGTCTCtagaaggtggcatttgagtgTTTAAATTAAGGAACCATGTGGACAGGCCCAGAGACAGAATGGGCTTGtaagttggagggacagcagtaGCCTGTGTGGCTTGGGTTGAATAAGTGATGGTGACTATGACTGAGGTTGTCTGAGAGGTAGAAATTAGATCACATGAAGCCTTGTAAAAACATGGTGAGGACTTTGGCTTGTATTGCAAGTGTATCAGTTACCTACtactgtgtaacaaaccactccaaacttagtggcttgaaacagTAGCcattgttttgcttatgattctGTGGGAAGTGTTCAACTGGGACAGCTCATCAATTCTTCGTGCTTTTGACTCGGCTTAGGGGTGTGTATGCAGTCAACTGATACATCTGGTGACTGGCTCTTCCCTGATGTCCTCACTCAGGCTTCTGGCACTTAACAGAGAATATCAACCAGGGTGCCTTGTTTCTCTTCCACATGGCTGCTCCAGCAGGTTAGCTCAGGCTTCCTTACATGGACACCGGGTTCCAAGAGTACAAAAATGGAAGCTATAAGGCTTCTCAAGGCGTTGGCTTAGAAAGTGTAGTGTCACATCCACTATATTCTATTGGACAGGGCACGTGGCTGGCCACCCAGATTCTAGACCCCGCCCCTTGATGGGAAAGTGGCAACATCATGGTAGAAAAAGACGTGGGGGATGGGAGGACCGTTTACAGCCATCTTTGCAAACAGTCTGCCCCACCAAGTCACAGGTGAGAAGTCCTTGCAGGGTTTGAGTCCAAGAGTAACATTTCCAGATCACTCTGGCTGTTCTAGAAGACTAGACTGTTAGGGTCAAGAGTCTAAACAGGAAACCAGTTAGCAGATGACTAATTACCTGCAGGGCATGTGTGTTGAAGGGGCTTGAACAAGTGGTTGCAGTGGAGGTGAAAGGTGGTGAAATTCAGGAGTTATTTTGGAGCCGAGGTAGACAGGGTTTGTGAAGAATGAATGTGGTGTGGGGGAGCCATAGAGAGAGAAGTCAGTACTAGCTTTTGGCTTGTATGTTTGGCCGAATTGTAGCGCTATTTACTGAAATATGGAAAACCGGGGTGACCAGGTTTGGGGAGGGATCAAGACTCCTCTTTTGCACATAGAAAGCTTGAGGTGACTGTTAGATACACAGTGGGAGATGCTAGTAGGATCTGCAAGTGTGAAGTTCATGGGGGGAGCTCAGGAGCCAGACTGTAGATGTGGGACTCATCCACTTGGATAGTATTGAAGGCCGTGGGCTGGATGAGATCAGTCAGGAAATGAACATGGCTAAAGCAGAACAGAGATCTGAGGACTGAGCTTGGAACGTTACGGTGTAGTAAGAAAGCAAGGATTTTGGAGTCATGCATACCAAAGCTTTCAATCCTATCTCTAGCATGTGTTAGTAAATTACCATTACTTCTTGGAACCTCTGTCTTCTTACCTGTAAAGTGGGTATGGAAACACATACCTTGGGGAGTTTATACTGATCCATAACTAAGACAGTGTTCAAAAGGGGCGGGCACATAGGCCTTCACTAAGGAATAATTGCTTCAGTTATCACCAGATAGGACAAGGGTTTCTAAActcagggcctggggtgggggtgggggtgttacTAGAATTTCTTGGGATTGGATCCATTGGTTTTGCAGACATGTGAGTCAACCTTCTGCTTCTTCTCTGTCCCTCTAAGCTGTGCCCATGTGGCTGAAGAAGCCCCAAGACAGCCAGCTGGAGGAGGGCAAGCCAGGCTATCTGCATTGCCTGACCCAGGCAACACCAAAACCCACAGTCGTCTGGTACAGAAACCAGATGCTCATCTCAGAGGTGAGAACGAGGATTGCTGCAGGGGGCAGGGCAAGGGAGGAGAGTTCATCCTCCATGCTCACCTCCATAGcttgcttccccccacccccgaggcTGCCCCAGGGAGACGTTGGTGAGGGGCAGGCTGAGAGCGCTGGTGGTCACATCTCGCATGCTGCAGGACTCGCGGTTCGAGGTCTCCAAGAACGGGACCCTGCGCATCAACAGCGTGGAGGTGTACGATGGCACGTGGTACCGCTGCGTGAGCAGCACCCCTGCAGGCAGCATCGAGGCCCAGGCCCGGGTCCAAGTGCTGGGTGAGCTGGCGTGCGGGGGAGGGCGCCTGGCCTGGCTGCAGGGGAGTGAAAGGGAAGGAGCAGCAGGGCCCAGGATCCGGCCACCCcaactcctcctcttcccctctcctgcaACAGAAAAGCTCAAGTTCACACCACCGCCCCGGCCGCAGCAGTGCATGGAATTTGACAAGGAGGCCACAGTGCCCTGCTCAGCCACAGGCCGAGAGAAGCCCACTATTAAGTGGGTACGGGCAGGTGGGTACTGTgcgggtgtggggtggggggcagctgggCAGTCCACTGGTCAGACACGTGCCTGTCAGAGGACCAGCTGAGTGCCCAGCACCTTGCCGGGAACTGTGGGACAGACAAGAAATGTAAGGGCCAATTTATAGTCCAGTTAGGAAGAaaaaagccagaaacaaaagaggtCAGGTTACAGCATTAGACAACATATAAGACGACTCAAGGCATCAAGTGATTGGATTGGTCCAGACAGGGCTATAAAGTCCTCCCTTCGTCCTTTTCAAAATAGTCATCTTTTCCAACATAAAAGTAATCCTTTAGAAAATTTTGGGAGAAAATAATGCATAATCCCCCCTTCAGTTATCTGTGGGTGTGTACCTTTTCCTGTgcacatctttttgtttttacatagcAGTTTTATTGTACGTATAATTTTCACTTATTATGCTTATATAAGTAAGTCATGCTTACTATAGACATAAAAGATGCAGAAAACTaggtaattttatatattttttacttaacATTATCAAGCATTTCcccatgtttttatatataaacattggTTTGGATGATTGCAATAATATTCCAATGACTGGATTCACTGTAATTTACTTAAATATTCCCTAAAtgttggacatttgagttgttaaccatcctccctccctttctccttccctctctctgtctgtctctgtctctctttttattGCTGCAGTAAACATCTTTGAGCCAAAATTTTTTCTGGATTTGGGtttatttcctttgagaaagATTCCCAGAATGTAATAATTATGTATAAAAGGGTATGCACGTTTTTACAACCCTTGATGCGAATGgccaaattgtttttttttaaaagggcttttacattcccactaacagtgagAGAGAGGGTAGGGTTATAGGTTCTGAGGAACAAGTGGGCGCTGTCTGCTCAGGTGTCTGGGGGAGCTTTCTATGGGAGCTGAGGCTCACAGCGGATCTGCAGCCTGGGACGAGGGCAAAGAGCAGGACTGGCTTCTAGGAGTAAGGAATGACAGGCAGTGAGGGCCAGAGCAAGGCCAGCTCCAGGCCCAGTCAGAAGTCCAGTTTGGCAGAAGTGGACTGTTATACAGGGCAGTAAGAGGTGAgactgaaaaattagaaaaggggTAAATAACAGGGACTCCCAAGGCCCAGCTCAGGAGTCTTGGACCTTGTCTGAGGGTGGCTAGGAGCGATGGAGTGTTTTTGAGTAGAGGTGGGGGACTGGGGGCCTTGCCAGCCACCCACGGAGCTCTGGTCAGTCCCATCATTCCCTATGTTGCCCCGCAGATGGGAGCAGCCTCCCAGAGTGGGTGACAGACAACGCTGGGACCTTGCACTTCTCCAGGGTGACCCGCGATGATGCTGGCAACTACACTTGCATTGCCTCCAATGGGCTGCAGGGCCAGATCCGTGCCCACGTCCAGCTCACTGTGGCAGGTGCGACTGcacagggccctggggctggggctggctgaCCCTGTGGAGTGGCAGCATGCACCCCGCCAGCCCCGTTGCTCACTGCTCCCTGCTCCTTGCTGG includes the following:
- the PTK7 gene encoding inactive tyrosine-protein kinase 7; its protein translation is MGAARGALRSPRRLPLLSVLLLPLLGGAQAAIVFIKEPSSQDALQGRRALLRCEVEAPGPVHVYWLLDGAPVQDTERRFAQGSSLSFTAVDRLQDSGAFQCVARDDSTSEEARSANASFNIKWIETGPVVLKHPASEAEIQPQTQVTLRCHIDGHPRPTYQWFRDGSPLADGQSNHTVSSKERNLTLRPASPEHSGIYSCCAHNAFGQACSSQNFTLSIADESFARVVLAPQDVVVARNEEAMFHCQFSAQPSPTLQWIFEDETPITNRSRPPHLRRATVFANGSLLLTQVRPRNAGVYRCVGQGQRGPPIILEATLHLAEIEDMPPFEPRVFTAGSEERVACPPPQGLPEPSVWWEHAGAQLPAHGRVYQQGHELVFASTAESDAGVYTCHAANLAGQRRQDVNITVATVPMWLKKPQDSQLEEGKPGYLHCLTQATPKPTVVWYRNQMLISEDSRFEVSKNGTLRINSVEVYDGTWYRCVSSTPAGSIEAQARVQVLEKLKFTPPPRPQQCMEFDKEATVPCSATGREKPTIKWVRADGSSLPEWVTDNAGTLHFSRVTRDDAGNYTCIASNGLQGQIRAHVQLTVAVFITFKVEPERTTVYQGHTALLRCEAQGDPKPLIQWKGKDRILDPTKLGPRMHIFQNGSLVIHDVAPEDSGRYTCIAGNSCNIKHTEAPLYVVDKPVLEESEGPGSPPPYKMIQTIGLSVGAAVAYIIAVLGLMFYCKKRCKAKRLQKQPEGEEPEMECLNGGPLQNGQPSAEIQEEVALTSLGSGSAATNKRHSTSDKMHFPRASLQPITTLGKSEFGEVFLAKAQGLEEGVPETLVLVKSLQSRDEQQQLDFRREFEMFGKLNHANVVRLLGLCREAEPHYMVLEYVDLGDLKQFLRISKSKDEKLKSQPLSTKQKVALCTQVAMGMEHLSNNRFVHKDLAARNCLVSAQRQVKVSALGLSKDVYNSEYYHFRQAWVPLRWMSPEAILDGDFSTKSDVWAFGVLMWEVFTHGEMPHGGQADDEVLADLQAGKARLPQPEGCPSKLYRLMQRCWALSPKDRPSFSEITNTLGDSSADSKP